Proteins from a genomic interval of Nematostella vectensis chromosome 12, jaNemVect1.1, whole genome shotgun sequence:
- the LOC5520133 gene encoding collagen alpha-1(XXIII) chain, which translates to MVFLGVVFCVLLMSSLANGAEALETSQVELSERSTPTLAGLASTVKTMRAEMNRLLAQMKLASFLKGRDGRDGKPGPIGRDGRDGKSGAPGAKGAQGAQGPKGSPGLRGRPGATGPRPKLE; encoded by the exons ATGGTGTTTCTCGGCGTCGTTTTCTGTGTTCTCTTGATGTCAAGTCTTGCTAATGGGGCGGAGGCCCTAGAAACAAGCCAAGTGGAGCTCTCTGAACGCAGTACTCCAACTCTCGCGGGACTTGCGTCTACGGTGAAAACCATGAGAGCGGA GATGAATCGACTTTTGGCTCAAATGAAACTTGCATCTTTTCTTAAAG gaAGGGATGGGCGTGACGGAAAACCAGGCCCCATCG GGCGAGATGGTCGAGATGGAAAAAGTGGAGCTCCTG GAGCTAAAGGAGCACAGGGTGCCCAAGGACCCAAAGGGAGCCCAGGCCTCCGCGGACGACCAGGCGCCACAGGTCCAAGACCTAAGTTGGAGTGA
- the LOC125557117 gene encoding uncharacterized protein LOC125557117, with product MLFFLGIVGGGYYNNPGSGSQYVCIPETAPQYLTVQGGVQSNGAFMYGTEYYNVGGTLGSGLHYHDVPCAVCYVPSRGTEMMVPAQYTCPAGWTLEYYGYLMAEHYTHKHSSQFVCVDHKAEYRYGTHSRSSGAFMFPVEGRCGSLPCGPFVEGYELTCAVCTK from the coding sequence ATGCTCTTCTTTCTAGGCATTGTTGGGGGAGGTTACTATAACAACCCTGGCAGTGGCTCCCAGTACGTCTGCATACCAGAGACCGCTCCTCAGTACCTCACGGTTCAGGGTGGTGTCCAGTCAAATGGCGCCTTCATGTACGGCACGGAATATTACAATGTCGGTGGCACACTCGGAAGTGGGCTTCATTACCACGATGTGCCATGCGCAGTGTGCTACGTCCCATCACGTGGTACCGAGATGATGGTCCCCGCCCAGTACACGTGTCCCGCGGGATGGACCCTCGAGTATTACGGGTACCTGATGGCAGAGCACTACACTCACAAGCACTCGTCTCAGTTTGTTTGTGTTGACCATAAGGCCGAGTACAGATACGGTACACACTCACGTTCCAGCGGTGCATTTATGTTCCCCGTGGAGGGGAGGTGTGGGTCTCTGCCGTGCGGTCCTTTCGTAGAAGGATATGAGCTGACATGCGCAGTTTGTACCAAGTGA